One part of the Nostoc sp. PCC 7120 = FACHB-418 genome encodes these proteins:
- a CDS encoding DUF4114 domain-containing protein — translation MIINGTSGIDELYANKDNQVFGWEGDDILDASNGEGNNLLAGGAGSDRLFANNNDTLKGDAGEDYLYALGSLGFNTLEGGDDNDQLFIVEGGNNTLDGGQGSDRLIVLDGSGYNTLSGVLGNDLLDVSNGTGNNILYGNEGDDVLIGGVNTDQLFGGAGDDLLFGGRRGSQLTGGTGADRFFLTSAAVPEIPIEVLDFTKNDDKVLVAGIPEVRTFQDLQLQQTGADTVVKARINNIVRELGILRNIQANTLTPDDFDYTTAIFSITNSSATEGNSITFTINRTADTQTQQTVTVSTSITTGDTASNTDFVAKTQTLTFQQGEIQKTFTVETTQDFLVEENESFTVSLSNPTNGAILSPTAATAKGTINDDDNAGVIITQTGNNTIVTEDGTTDSYAIVLTSQPVSDVIINIRNGQQIRTNPRTLTFTTENWNVAQNVTVRAVDDFLVEGDGNETISHTSTSNDINYNGIIIDPVAVAITDNDIPLFQNPNSDIFTIKGNSDKVNLQVTLTKRNSNFTNELSVFTVDDANGTINGIAPGAAGYTEAALQRARVIFSAIAKNPNGFNPNNLASLLEFDSGDNLRFYVVRNSSTDAVLAGVTPISNVVLANSSTQKITNLGTDGFSLGWEDGFGNSSGFEDLVVKIQTTNQILPLGVNLQSQAQGELIDLRGVTQLVKADFVVNRDAAFNNFIGFYQVTDENGGIDTNGDGSADILPGQSGYTQAAIRGRVPGIDLVVNNRGTATYTGTFQPGSLFAPFIIINSRPERILDNNPNNDPAVYFPFLGANRNRVDHIRLLANNVFGFEDLPNGGDQDFNDMIVRVNLSIA, via the coding sequence ATGATTATTAACGGTACTTCTGGTATAGATGAGTTATATGCCAACAAAGATAACCAAGTTTTTGGTTGGGAAGGCGATGATATTCTAGATGCTTCTAACGGTGAAGGGAATAATTTATTAGCGGGTGGTGCTGGTAGCGATCGCCTCTTTGCCAACAATAATGATACCCTCAAAGGTGACGCTGGAGAAGATTATCTATATGCGTTGGGTAGTCTAGGCTTCAATACACTAGAAGGTGGCGATGATAACGATCAGCTTTTTATAGTCGAGGGTGGAAATAACACCCTGGATGGAGGACAAGGAAGCGATCGCCTGATAGTTTTAGATGGCAGTGGTTACAATACCCTCTCTGGGGTACTTGGGAATGATTTATTAGATGTCTCTAACGGTACAGGGAATAACATTCTCTACGGTAATGAGGGCGATGATGTCCTGATTGGTGGAGTCAATACTGACCAATTATTTGGCGGTGCTGGAGATGATTTACTCTTCGGTGGTAGGAGAGGTAGCCAATTAACTGGAGGTACGGGTGCAGACAGATTTTTCCTCACCAGTGCAGCAGTTCCCGAAATACCAATCGAAGTATTAGATTTTACTAAAAATGACGATAAAGTCTTAGTTGCTGGCATCCCTGAAGTGCGGACATTTCAAGATTTGCAATTGCAGCAGACCGGTGCTGATACAGTTGTTAAAGCTAGGATAAATAATATTGTGCGAGAGTTAGGCATTTTGAGAAACATCCAAGCCAACACTCTGACACCAGATGATTTTGACTATACAACCGCTATTTTCTCCATTACCAACTCTTCCGCCACAGAAGGCAATAGCATTACCTTCACCATTAACCGTACAGCAGATACCCAAACTCAGCAAACTGTAACGGTATCTACATCTATAACCACAGGAGACACGGCTAGTAATACTGACTTTGTAGCCAAAACCCAAACCCTGACTTTTCAACAGGGAGAAATCCAGAAAACTTTTACTGTAGAAACCACTCAAGATTTCTTAGTTGAAGAAAACGAAAGCTTTACCGTCAGCTTGAGCAATCCTACTAATGGTGCAATTCTCAGTCCTACAGCAGCCACAGCTAAAGGCACTATCAACGATGATGATAATGCAGGTGTCATAATTACCCAAACTGGTAATAACACTATAGTTACAGAGGATGGGACAACTGATAGTTATGCCATAGTACTTACTAGTCAACCTGTATCTGATGTCATTATCAATATACGTAATGGTCAACAAATTCGTACTAATCCCAGAACTTTGACCTTCACTACCGAAAATTGGAATGTAGCGCAAAATGTAACAGTAAGAGCAGTAGATGATTTCTTAGTAGAAGGTGACGGGAATGAAACTATTAGCCATACTTCCACAAGTAACGATATTAATTACAATGGCATTATTATAGATCCCGTAGCAGTTGCCATCACTGATAACGATATCCCACTATTTCAGAACCCTAACAGTGATATTTTTACAATTAAAGGCAACAGTGACAAAGTAAATCTCCAAGTCACTCTTACAAAACGCAATTCCAATTTCACCAATGAATTAAGCGTATTTACAGTAGATGATGCTAATGGCACCATTAATGGTATTGCTCCTGGTGCAGCAGGTTATACTGAAGCAGCGCTACAACGTGCCAGAGTAATTTTCTCAGCTATAGCTAAAAACCCTAATGGATTTAACCCCAATAATCTAGCCAGTTTGTTGGAATTTGATTCTGGTGATAATTTGAGGTTTTATGTAGTCAGAAACAGTAGTACGGATGCCGTACTAGCAGGAGTCACACCTATCTCAAATGTAGTATTGGCTAATTCCTCAACCCAAAAAATTACCAACTTAGGAACAGATGGGTTTTCTTTAGGATGGGAAGACGGATTTGGTAATAGTAGTGGATTTGAAGATTTAGTAGTCAAGATTCAGACGACAAACCAAATTTTACCTTTAGGTGTAAATTTACAAAGTCAAGCACAAGGAGAATTGATTGATTTACGAGGCGTGACACAACTAGTAAAAGCTGATTTTGTTGTTAATAGAGATGCGGCTTTCAACAACTTCATCGGCTTCTATCAGGTGACTGATGAGAATGGTGGTATTGACACTAATGGTGATGGTTCCGCAGATATTCTCCCTGGACAATCTGGTTATACTCAAGCGGCTATTCGTGGTCGTGTTCCGGGGATTGATTTGGTCGTGAATAACCGAGGAACTGCAACCTATACTGGCACGTTCCAACCCGGTTCTTTATTTGCACCATTCATCATTATTAATAGTAGACCAGAGCGAATTTTAGATAACAATCCCAATAACGACCCAGCCGTATATTTTCCATTCTTAGGCGCTAACCGTAATAGGGTTGATCATATTCGTCTATTGGCAAACAATGTCTTTGGCTTTGAGGATTTACCAAATGGTGGTGATCAAGACTTCAATGATATGATTGTACGAGTCAATTTAAGTATCGCTTGA
- a CDS encoding esterase-like activity of phytase family protein, translating to MVNVQLVGFASLAADTYADGPASGNGISGNGRTGPFPGQPVQGFSAVQFANSGSFYFLSDNGYGSKDNSADYLLRIYRLDPNFRGVENGDGSVKILDYIQLSDPNNKIPFQIVNEASADRLLTGADLDIESFVIDKDGSIWVGDEFGPYLLHFDATGKLLDAPIATPDRFKTLDGTAPEVIGHRGASGFRPEHTLESYKLAIEQGADFIEPDLAVTKDGVLIARHEPALAVLNADGSVNFSNTTTNVYQIAKFSDRLKTVNLDGTEITGWFAEDFTLAEIKELRAIERLPFRDQSFNGQFTIPTLAEIIDLVKQVEAETGKKIGIYPETKHPTYFAQEATYVGTTEKINRNISQILIDTLKANNFTDPSRIFIQSFEVGNLKELHDTIMPNAGVDIPLVQLFDAIDVDINGRLIETRPYDFIVSGDTRTYGDLRTPAGLAEIAEYADGIGPWKRMIVSVRGTDANNDGQADDVNGDGAVNDADKTLLPPTTLVQDAHNVGLQVHPYTFRDEERYLAANYQGNPELEYQQLFQLGVDALFTDFPITADRVRDRLSLPGNNIVRSPQNPDVLSGDAFANLGGSRGFEGGAINASKTKLYMLLEGTVQGDPVGALRLNEFDLATRSYTNNLRYYRLENPAHAIGEITVINDNEYLVIERDGGQGASARFKKIYKINLSQTDANGFVAKQEIADLLNIQDPNDLNRDGKTTFDFPFVTIESVVVVDSNTILVANDNNYPFSVGRPPAIDNNEIILLRLEQPLNLAPGVGQPQATEIKFGSPSSDEITAEPGQILFTGDGADTVDSPGNNTISTGNGDDTVFVGSNASVSTGNGNDQVFIGVDSPASNTTANGGHGDDEITVIEAGGSNNLFGAAGNDTLQVIEGSRQFAFGGSGNDTLTSNGSYNRLNGGSGDDKLFSSVNDSLFGGDGDDVLFAGQAGSNRLTGGAGADQFWIANGSLPTSKNTVTDFAVGVDKIGLGGVGVTQFSALSLVQQGADTLVKLGATDLVILQGITSTSLTVTDFVFAVSVVG from the coding sequence GTGGTAAATGTTCAGTTAGTGGGCTTCGCTTCTCTCGCGGCTGATACCTATGCTGATGGGCCAGCTTCTGGTAATGGTATTTCCGGAAATGGTAGGACAGGCCCTTTCCCTGGACAGCCAGTGCAGGGCTTTAGTGCAGTACAATTCGCCAATAGTGGCTCATTTTACTTCTTGTCCGATAATGGCTACGGCAGTAAAGATAATAGTGCTGACTACCTACTACGTATCTATCGTTTAGACCCGAATTTTCGAGGCGTAGAGAATGGTGATGGCAGCGTTAAGATTTTAGACTACATCCAACTATCTGACCCCAATAACAAAATTCCTTTCCAGATAGTGAATGAGGCTAGTGCTGACAGATTACTAACAGGTGCAGATTTAGACATTGAGTCTTTTGTCATTGATAAAGATGGTTCTATCTGGGTAGGTGACGAATTTGGCCCTTACTTACTACATTTTGATGCTACGGGTAAATTGTTAGATGCACCCATCGCCACACCAGACCGCTTCAAGACTTTAGATGGTACAGCACCCGAAGTTATCGGACACCGGGGTGCAAGCGGCTTTCGTCCAGAACATACCCTAGAGTCCTACAAACTGGCTATTGAACAAGGTGCAGACTTTATCGAACCAGACTTGGCTGTGACAAAAGATGGTGTGTTAATTGCTCGCCATGAACCTGCTTTAGCGGTGTTGAACGCTGATGGTAGTGTTAATTTCAGCAATACAACCACGAACGTTTACCAAATTGCCAAGTTTAGCGATCGCCTAAAAACGGTAAATTTAGATGGAACTGAAATTACTGGTTGGTTTGCTGAAGATTTTACTTTAGCGGAAATCAAGGAATTACGAGCCATAGAGCGTCTACCTTTCCGTGACCAATCATTCAACGGTCAATTTACCATTCCTACCCTGGCAGAAATCATTGACCTGGTGAAACAGGTAGAAGCCGAAACTGGGAAAAAGATTGGTATTTATCCAGAAACAAAGCATCCTACTTATTTTGCTCAAGAAGCCACCTATGTAGGGACAACAGAGAAGATTAACCGCAATATCAGTCAGATTCTCATCGATACCCTCAAGGCTAATAACTTTACTGATCCTAGCCGGATTTTCATCCAGTCCTTTGAAGTTGGCAATCTCAAAGAACTGCATGATACGATCATGCCTAATGCTGGGGTCGATATTCCCCTTGTGCAACTGTTTGATGCCATTGACGTTGATATTAACGGTAGGCTCATAGAAACCAGACCCTATGACTTTATCGTTAGTGGTGACACTCGCACCTACGGCGATTTACGCACTCCAGCAGGCTTGGCGGAGATTGCTGAATATGCTGATGGTATCGGCCCCTGGAAGCGGATGATTGTTAGTGTCAGAGGTACTGATGCTAATAATGATGGACAAGCAGATGATGTCAATGGAGACGGTGCGGTCAATGATGCCGATAAGACGCTGTTACCGCCAACTACCTTAGTTCAAGATGCTCACAATGTTGGTTTACAGGTTCACCCATACACCTTCCGTGATGAAGAACGTTACCTAGCAGCGAATTATCAAGGAAATCCAGAACTAGAGTATCAGCAGTTATTTCAATTAGGCGTAGATGCTTTATTTACCGACTTTCCCATTACAGCAGATAGAGTCCGCGACCGATTGAGCCTCCCTGGAAACAACATAGTCCGTTCTCCCCAAAACCCTGATGTGCTTTCAGGAGATGCTTTCGCAAATTTGGGTGGTTCTAGAGGTTTTGAAGGTGGTGCAATTAACGCCAGCAAGACCAAGCTCTATATGCTTCTGGAAGGAACAGTCCAAGGTGATCCTGTAGGTGCATTACGGCTGAATGAATTTGACCTAGCAACCCGTAGCTACACTAATAATTTACGCTATTACAGGCTGGAAAATCCTGCTCACGCGATCGGTGAAATCACTGTCATTAATGATAACGAGTATTTAGTCATTGAACGAGATGGAGGTCAAGGCGCTTCAGCTAGATTCAAGAAGATTTACAAAATAAACCTGTCTCAAACAGACGCTAATGGCTTTGTAGCTAAACAAGAAATTGCCGATTTATTAAATATCCAAGATCCCAACGACCTGAATAGGGACGGTAAGACAACCTTCGACTTCCCCTTTGTCACAATTGAATCTGTTGTAGTTGTTGATTCAAACACTATTTTGGTCGCTAATGACAACAACTATCCATTTTCCGTTGGTCGTCCTCCAGCTATAGATAATAACGAAATTATCTTATTGAGGTTAGAGCAACCTCTAAATCTTGCACCTGGTGTAGGACAGCCACAAGCTACAGAAATTAAATTTGGCTCTCCTAGTAGTGATGAGATTACGGCGGAACCCGGTCAAATATTATTCACAGGTGATGGTGCAGATACGGTAGATTCTCCTGGGAATAACACCATTTCCACGGGCAACGGTGATGATACGGTATTTGTAGGCAGTAATGCTTCCGTCTCTACTGGCAATGGTAACGATCAAGTCTTCATTGGTGTGGATAGTCCCGCCAGCAATACTACAGCTAATGGTGGTCATGGTGACGACGAAATCACCGTGATTGAAGCAGGTGGAAGTAATAACCTTTTTGGCGCAGCAGGTAATGATACTCTGCAAGTCATTGAAGGTTCTCGTCAATTCGCCTTTGGTGGTTCTGGTAACGACACCCTCACAAGTAACGGTAGTTATAACCGTCTCAACGGTGGTTCAGGAGATGACAAATTATTCTCCAGTGTGAATGACTCTTTGTTTGGTGGTGATGGTGATGATGTGCTATTTGCGGGTCAAGCTGGTAGTAACCGCCTCACTGGTGGCGCTGGTGCTGACCAGTTCTGGATTGCTAATGGTAGTTTACCAACTAGTAAGAATACTGTGACGGACTTCGCTGTCGGTGTTGACAAAATTGGACTGGGTGGAGTTGGTGTGACACAATTTAGTGCTTTAAGTCTGGTACAGCAAGGCGCTGATACTTTGGTGAAGCTAGGCGCGACTGATTTAGTGATATTACAAGGAATTACTTCAACTAGTCTGACTGTGACTGACTTTGTGTTTGCTGTCAGTGTGGTGGGTTAG